The genomic segment agaacagccagtgctcttaacctctgagccattgctccagtcctTCTTCACGGAATAACTatgcacaaccatctgcaactccagttccaagggacacaacacccacacacagacatacattcaggcaaaacacaaatgttcatgaaatacaaaatacataacattttaactgggtgatggtggcacaggactttgaacccagcacttgggaggcagaggcaggcagaactcctcaagttcgagtccagcctggtatacagaggtatatccaggacagctagggctgcacagagaaatcatgttgGGGACCTCTTTGGGGTCTGCTGTTCTTCTAGCAACTAAGGGTGACCCACAGTGCCCTTAGGATCCACCATCCATCTCGtgactaggtgtttacttcctagttccctccttccacctaggCCTATATGCAAGAATGTAAATTATCCACACATTGAGGGGGGTTTGGGGGCATGGAgcttgatctgagtaaatttacactgtggctgctgttaGTATATAAATCTACTTCTCTTTGAAATAAACTgccttctccttgcaagagtgaccATGTGTGTTGTCTTTATctaatcctcagattcccttgccaGAACCCATGAGAAGGTTGTAACACTGGACATTATGACAATTGGAGGTCCCACAGGTTCCACCAAGATTTGAGAAAGAAGGGCAGACACTGAAGGATCTACTGGGAAGACTTgccagcattaaggtaaggaacGAGTGTATGGAAGATGGGTGGagctagttcttactctcttatggggaaacaattggtccAATTGTCCAATAAGCAGGGCACCAGTATTAAGTACAAGACAATAACAGACTTTAAAAACGGTACATgaggtcagcccttggtttttaatctatgaccttagtattgttgatggggagcaggtgaTTATAGACCTGCAAAGGGCATTACACAGAGATGGGCCGAATGCCATACCAACTGTTACTTTTTTCATGTgccctcttgtcaaagaagcacCTCTTAGTAATActgtggaagtgaaaaagcaggttgaggaagccaaggctgccttgacagaggctcagaaccaagagtctTAGGTCACTTCAAGCTTCTAATGACACTTCCTTTGGGCCCTCTCCCTCATATTCAGGGGATGAgactaaggaaagtgaagaactggaaagggacattaaattaaaacataaggtaAAAAAATAATGTTCCCTTGAGCCTTGACCTCCTGCTCATAATTCTAGTGCTCTCTGGTTTTCTTCGGCCTGTActgaagagcagaggggcacAGTGATGTTCCCAATCACAGAGATAGTTGTTCCCCAAGGCTAGAATCAGAGAGCATTTCCCTCTTAATTTTAAGGATAGTAAACAGCTGAAAGAGGCAGCTATGGCTTACGGGAGTCATGTCCCTTTTACTCGGACCATTTTTGAATTCTTTTGGGGCTTGAATTCACTCTCAGTGATTGACAACAATTATGTCCAGCTGTGCTATTcaggggagattatttgatttggagaggGGAATTCCAAGAGCTATGTAGCAAAATGGCACAGAACAACACGGCTGCTGGTTTCCCTGAAAGGAATTCAGAAATGCTTACTGGTAGGAGAGCCTATGCAGACCTAGGTCAGCCAATTCTTTATGATCCAGCTGTATGTGCACAGATCTCAGCAGCTGCTGGCTGTGTTTGGAAAGCTTTACCTAACTTGGCCATAATAGACCAACTTTCTAGGGTCCTTCAAGGATCTTCTGATTCCTATTCTGATTTTATGGACGGGCTCCTACAACTTGCAGGCTGTATATTTGGGGATACTGATAATATCATGTCTATAGTTAGACAACTAGCTTTTTAAAATGCCAACAATTATTGTAAAGAGGCTTTATGACCTCACAAGGCCAAAAGCCTCAATGATTACATTCacatttgtagagatatagatggacaccacCTTATAggacaagttattgcttctgctatgcagggaaataagaaggtcagtgagggagccagacCTAAGACATGCTTGGTTATGAGCATATGGGGTGCATGCTCAAAAGATTAGTCTTCGGCTGGACACCTTTCAAACTTTAAATGGTTTTCAGAGGTCTCTGGGTGATATTAATTGTATCAGACctagtttaaaaattactactgggCAACTTAAGTCTCTCCTTAATATATTCCAAGATGATTCAGATCCCAATTCTCCTCGAATACTTACTACTCGAGGAGGGAAGtgcatccatttgattgaaaatgcCTTAGAAAAAGAGCTCATTTGGATTATGTAGATTAtgcccagcctttaaaattattagtgttttgttctgctcacTCTCCTACAGCAGTTTTTTGGCAAGAGAGTCCTATTCTTTGGCTtcattctcaggcctccccatgtaaatcagtggtatcctatccccaagctataaTTACACCCCTATTTAAAGAGCAAAAGATTGCTTTTCAGACTTTTGGTAATCAGCCAGATCAGGTTGTTACACCTTTATCGCTTCAACAACtagagtggctacaaaataatagttatgatttgggcatttttctctctgctacccagagtgattttgataggtattacccatccaataatctggtttcctatttttaagatacatcctttggttttctcaaagattatagtctctcagcctatttccaaGGGGCAAATGGTTTTCACAGAGGGTTCTTCAAAAGGGACATGTATAATTGTATCTTATCCTATCATTAAGACAGCCATAAATTTGCTGCAGCTTCTGGCCAAATGGCCAAActtttagccttggccatggctctacaactcttcctcagggaagcatTAACATCTATTCTGATAGTCAATATCTAGCTCAAATTGTCCAACCCTTGGAGATGCCTGCCTATCTTGCCAAATCTCTGAGTACAAGagagtttgttacagatacagggtctgcAATGGCAACGGAGTGAACctgtatttgtgggacatcttCAGGCCCATACCCATTTGCCAGTACCTCTCAGTGAAAGAAATTACACAGCCAAGAGTTACCCTCAATACATTGCAGGTTCACAAGAGCTCACTAAagcacaatccttacataagtgCTTTCATCTCACCACAGGGTCCTTACGAATTCCTACTGGAATAACCAAGGAACAAgttgtttaaataattaaaaattgaactctttgtgtggaatttcttccAGTGCCTCACTTGGCAGTTAATCCCTGATGACTGTTGCCCAATCACctgtggcagatggatgtaacGTATGTGCCATCCTTTGGTAAATTGAAATTTGCCCATGTTTCCGTGGATACTTTTTCCAGACTAATATTTGTCTTTGCCAATTCTGGTGTAAAGGTAAACGATGTTAAAAGCCACTGTCTACaggcttttgcttacatgggggtcccaaaataaattaagactgataatggccctgctTATATCAGCAGAGGTTTCTATcaattttgtcaagattttgaaattacccccAAAACTGATATTCCTTACAACCTCCAAGGGTGGGCGATTGTGGAACATGCCCACCACACTTTAAAAACCTATTTAGTTAATGTAAAGAAGTGGGACCTTGAGGGTAACCTTGGCTTTCCTAactctatcacttattttctatcttaaattttttaattgtggatgATTCTGGTAATTCCGCAGCAGACCATCATTGGTggtccactgcacagaaaagacCTTTGGTTAATTGCAGATACCTTCCTTCAGacctttggaaagggccagatccagttttggTGTGGGCCCTTGGTTCTATTTGTGGTTTCACACAGGATGTCGAGTCCTCAAATTTGGTTCACGATCGTTGTGTGCACCTGGTTCCTGATGAAATGCTTCAGCCATCTAATGACTCATTGGGTGTTGGGACCCAGGCCCCAATGGGTCTCTAAgggttgttttccagcataaccacagggaCCTCCTGTTTTTCTGATCTTTCCAAATAGGATCctgatgtgaaccctttgacctggtatttttgtaagtttgtatacaaggctgTTCCACAATAAAAGTGAGGGACTGTCTCTCAGAAAGTGAACCAGGCAACttttggttcatccaaatctccaagCTTTAGCccgatactcggacttagtggtggccaagaggaGCCACAAATTGAGGTCCcacagagagcaagaaagaaagggaatacTGAGAGATCACTGTCAGAAGGCTGGTAAGAAAGTAATGAGTTGTGAGGATGGATTGCAAAAGGTGCTAGAAAATAGGCAACtaaactcctaagagagttggattgcaGAAAGGTACAGGATAATGGAtgcctcaactccaaagagagttggactgtaaaggcactggaaaaggggtgcctcatcTCCTAAGAGATTTGGATTGTAAAAGAACTGGAAAAGGGTTACCtaaactcctaagagagttggattggaagagagatcacagtcaatcacacagataatgttaaagagacaaggtactggtaagatatcatttaactttggattaagtaataatgctaagaaaattattaaagaaacacaggaaacCCTCCACTGAGGAATCACTCCCCTGTGAGCAGCACACCAGCAGCCAGCCGACCCAGCAGCCCAAGACCTTCTCCACTCAAGCCCGCTGTGGGTTCCAGTCAGCCGACAATGATGTgctgtgcacaggctggctggagaaatcacctcctgagaaaaagttggggcactatgcttggaagaaacgctGGTTTATCCTGCGGAGTGGTCAAATGAGTGGTGCCCCAggtgttctagaatactataagaatgaacactccaagaaacccctgcagatcatcaacctaaacttctgtacGCAGTTGGGTATACGCATGACCTTTAGCAAAAAAGAGCTTgaaaagagttttatgtttgatatcaagaccaatgagCGCACtatctacctggtggctgagacagaggctgacaggaataggtgggtccagagcatctgccagatctgtggcttcagtcagactaaagagagcactgataCACTGAGAAACCTTCCTTCAGTCAGTCATAGGCTCAGCTCTTCAcgagctgaattcagcagctccagtcagcacctgctcCCAGCAAGAAGGTCCTCAGCCTGTTCACAGTCTAGCCAGCCACGTCTAACaagccacatccagcctgcctCGTCtaccagtgcacctcaggagcATCAACACTTGCACCAACGCATAAGTCGAAGGAGAGAAAATGCAAGGAATAccagcttctctcagagcacccggcaggagagtgatacagctgcacaaaaacttgcccagggcaatagacactgtatcaACAGAGTCAGCAGTCAGGTCCATGACTTCTCTAGCCTTCCAAAGCCAAGCCAATACAGTGGTTTTGTCCCCCCTCgtagcctggcttcacacagtCACACCAAGGGCAGTTTCACAGTGTCTGCGGCAGATAGTAaggatgtgtacaccttcaaggcacccagAAACACCCCGTGTAGTGAATTTGGAGACCTCCCAGTGgactcagccatagctccccAACCACTGCCCCCCAAGACACCTCGGGGGAGCAGCCCCCAACAAAGACCGCCAGACAGTGACTACAAGTACCCAACACGAGATGGAGAAACCGCCTGCTGCCGTGATAAATCTCCAAAAAAGACTATCGTGGGTCTACCACACAATGCCAGCTCTGATGACAGCTATGTGTCTataaacccaggttctgacatccccatgagcacaatgcccctTCACATTGCCAGCCGAGGAAGCGAGATCCAGCCACCCCCTGTCTATCGCCACCTCAAGCCTGGCCGAAAAGCAAAGCCAGAAACCCTTGACATGAGAGACAACACTGTTATCAATGAGCTgcctttcaagtcacctgtcaccaagccttGGTCCACGGTCAAcaacactttcaatcccagctcctcccagtactGTCGATCCATCTCCATTACAGACTCTGGAGACtgtgaggagaactatgtccctatgcagaacccaatgtcttcatcccctttacccagtggcactaacaacccagctcctAAAAAGAGTAGTGGTAATGTGAATTACATAGACCCAGACTTCCAGCTGCCCTCCTCAAGCCCTCaacacaagccatccacatcatctgtcacatcagatgagaaaggagaatatgtccaaacagatgaagaaaagaacCAGGCCCTACAAAAGTCCATACAGGAATCGACAAAGATGCAACAGTCCTGAAGggcctccaaagatgccaagctatggtaaggatggccatcccctgACACCtcttctcctttgtgagttttgttcaaaagacgtatgtatgttctgtatgtatggtgtggccacacatgtgtgtatgaagtgtgatcataatgtgtgactgttaacaaaagaatgccattgtgttgtctttaaattgtgtaatttctggggaaggagcaacagttgttaaagtacaggttacttgggagggaaatttctgcttttttttccatggagggtgaagagctgtgcaTTTCTTCTAGACTGGTATGATTTCATGGGGCAGgaacccctgaagcagtggcccaggtgatctgaatatttgttttccttaaaatttgttcagttagaaatggtagtggtcacaggcaatcacttttaaaaggaaaaaggaggaatattatatagaaatgatactttgttttggaatggatcctcatttgttgatactttgtattggattggatcttcatttgtttatattagttaggttttctagatatatagatattcttcaaaccattctaagacctacagaatatctagcatttaaatggtttagggtttttcttgacagtgagacacaactgctcctggcacaccaattacatctgagcagaagatgagcattgaagaaataaagtttgcctttgacatggcaagacttgctatttgggcaagaagctgctcttgcctgagcggtttgactgttgctttataaactggacatgcaggacccataggAAATTGACTGcttaaacaagatggacagtcatgaaaggttcctgcttcatggaagagactgcctgacattctacaggacacagaaaaaaggtgacagacaaactgccaatgcaggtggagagtttagaatttcctgctttgctgagaagtctgtcagacacattgtgacctgtaggctaaaaatggatgccaCAACATTAccgagaaactttgggtgactgtctaggaagcaagatgtctctgtcagttctagagtttatgtattatccttctatgatctttgatggagttgaagatagatagttatagtaacacactaagatagaatggttaaaatcttatagttcttacttgacaactgttttgttatatataaagaagggggagatgttgggacccagacACCACAGGttctctgagttgttttccagcataaccatgGGTACCCCCTCTTTATCTGACCTCACCCTACTAACATCAATGTCCTattgtgaaccctttcacctggggtttttgtaagtttgtatataagactgctccacaataaaggtgagagtcattctctcagaaagtggaccaggcatcttgttgttcatccaaatctccaggctgtCACccgatactcggacttagtggtggccaagggaaGCCAGAGAGCAGCATGCACAAACAGACTCAGCCATCTGCTGGCATAGACGATGGTTCCACAGCAAGGGTTAACACTGTCATCCTAACAAgtcacagattttcaggtttaaaataaaccccggagccagagtcctctgggaataTATCATGcctaaaaactaatcaaaatgcctttCCTTAGTCAACATGACTCCCAGAAAGAATTGAATATGTGTTTTCTCATGTTaggtcattttaagtgaaaagggaaattatttttatattatatgtacatgcttaactgtcctctctcttcccatgtgtatataaggaaatgctcagacatatgattaaataacggtcaaatttttttcaaagaaactatTTCAGAATagaaagtgcatgtgtgtatgtgtacatggacatatatatgtaaagcaaatttgacttttaatgaacacatatatttcaagaggtagctttaaatatagaaagcacctaacagatcattcattcatccaggttctttatttcacagaaaaaaaacaaaaaaaaaaacaaaataaaacacaatgccCCTCCCCACATAAGCTGAGGGCCTGTCTCCTATGAGGCCTGTCTGTGCAataatggtatgtgcacacacataaaatgcacaataaagctcttcttaagtccagtcacacaggtacattcttctCCCCTTGAGTCAGGGACAGcaccccctctccccaggctcctgcaaagcactgaccagcgatgctattttccagaggtttgtATGATTGCAGGATGGGGGTGCCctgaaatctgactcactctcactcaccactGCACCTTTAGCACCAGGCAATAGTCTTTAACTGTgtggagcagatatttaactgcacattgaataaatgataatcactgttatgaacaattgaaaaaatCCATGCTTCATTAATGTCTTTTTCCCATCgttttggaaatgtgggtaacatcctgtgctgtctgtagggtacAACCTTGTACTGGGGGTGCTTCCAAATAGCTGACTAGAGACTTCacattccctctgtgtgggtgtctctttctccccttggttctgagtttgaagcagggtccttAGAATTGTTGAGATCCTGTTCTGCTCACAGAGCCACACCCAGCCCAAAATGGAACTAACAATAATTCTGTATCTGATGATAAGGGCTTCACACTTTGTCTGTGGCAGCgtgccctgtccttcaaggcacagTCATGTTGGGCTTTGTGGATTTCCTGACTCACACATCATCACCTGGTGTCTGGAGCATTGAAGTTCGTGGGAGCTTTCCCATAAGACAGTAGACCAAGGGACGTGAATAACCTGTATAGAAAGTGAGAGCCCCAttaatatcatattttaaaataacaacttcccccagcaataacaatcatttaaaaacaataaagattcATCAGGTTCTTGAATATATAAGCAGGATGACAAATGCTGTCCACACAGCAACTGGTAGTGAGCAGCACCTACAACGTAAGAGGTGAGggccacagctgtgggcagaggactggcaaagactggtgtcaccccagaggaatgggaagcaaagcagagagccttcttctcttctcagccactacccaggcttttgctttatttcagattctgggggtctcttgcatctcttggcttgttgccccaccctccagtttcaAAGTCAACAGCCTagctcctttctatcttgcttctttctctcgtctctgcttctgttatcgcatgtcctattctgacactgctttcttctcttctctttgaagACCCCTGAGGCTGCATGGGACACATCTGGATGCATGCTCCATCTTAAGATCTATGGCTTAGTCACTCatgcaggtctctttttgccTGTAAGGAGCCAAAGGTAGAGTACTGGTGAGCTgcagattcccagaaccaccacaTCGTAATTTCAGCatgtgaaacataacaaaaggagccggcaagctttccatgtgtaaaactatgccagctggggctggaaggatgactcagtgcttaagagcacgcatactgctctttcaagaactggagttcTGGTCCCAAaactcatatcaggtggctcacaactgtcattctccagctccaggggtatctgatgcctctgtCCCCTGCTGGCACCTATACTCACACCCTCAAACCCCCTGTTTCCTTTTTTCTGATCACTCTGCTCTTTTACCAAGCCAGGTTCCatgtccccactttaccaactgagctttttgtATCTGGTGAGATCACTCAAAATACAACAtcgctttttttttatttggttttttgagacagggtttctctgtggctttggaggctgtcctggacctagctaaaagaccacatcttaccgatcccaaattttaagaagcaaagaaagaaaaagacacagatttaatcaaaggaagcaataatgacaggtttatttaaaattttccagtagaGAAAACCTGTTAGTGTTGGAATAAAGGTACTCAATGTATAAGAGCAGGGGAGAATAGAAAaattaaccaaagaaaacaaaaccaaacagtataaaaaaacaaaacaaaataaaaatgtttgaaatggattccaatagggatcttctttaaacctgtgaataatgaacacagttacCAGGTTTGGCAgacaattcatttggaaattaaagcctatgtctgtattgtaaactccataaaaactgcTCATTGAATTCAAGCCTTTCATATACTGGACACTGAAACACAAAGCCAGatgatttgcaaataaaaggaattattcatttgttctcacagttacagGAATTGACCAGCTGCTTTACTGCGGTGTAGAGCAGATTAGATAaatgacaagaaaggaaaaatcagaCAAAACTCTAAAAAACTGAAACAGCAAATTCAAACACCAGCTTGCTCATTTAAGACAATAAACTGAACGTTATGGCATAGTCTACATTTGTggtgtcatttcctttcccccaccccaccgacAAATAGCTTCTAGATCCATTAGCCATTTAGACTATTCCTGacctccaaatattctgtatacacatatttagcaaggagcaaaagcctgACGTCATTCAGACAGCACAACAGTCAgcatacagttttagaaagaatactgtgAATGTCATAAAGATTtgcctttaaagaaaacaaagaacctcattcattttaaacaaatagttttaaaacgttatgaaaacccatcaaatgGTGATTCATTGTGGGCTCAGAACCTGATGAAGTGCACACTTCAAAGACTATTAAGGtaacactctgccaaacactcccaacaaaaGGACTGCACAGGATTGTTCTTCTTCTAATAGATAATTTGTCCCTGTCCTGGCCATCTcctttaaaactatacacaaaagtcctgctaaaagtcaacattttagtTGATCACACAACAGAATGTCACAATGTAAACTAAACAGATTATTGATTTCAACAGCATGTTACCAATGTTTGTTAATTTCTCAATCCAACAGTTGGTCACAGAGGTCAAGTATTATCAAGCCTCCCTTGTCAGGTTTTCACCCGTCTGACATATCCATCCTTCAAGTACATGCAAGGTTCAACATTTGCaagagacagaagccagaggccctttaagacactgaagaaataggATTGTGGGGTGAACCCATCTGGGTAAGAACTTTATCCAGCCACTGGAGAGGGCCATGCAGATGTATCTCAATCCAGCAGGGGGTGCTAGTAACATCCTGCCTGTGGTACTTGGCTCCCCAaccctaggaaaaagaaagcacactggtGTCATTTAACTCTCTACCTCATTGAGTCACTGTACCAAgtaaaaaatcatatgatcagtTCACATAATTATGTTTGGACTCATGGCTATGTCCCACAAGAAAATATACTGCAAAAGCATGGGTAATTTGGGGGGATGGACGTAGGCCACAAAAAGTCTATGCAAGGACCCCAGGATCACCTATTTAGTCTGGTATAGAGgcacatgcgtttaatcccagtattcgggaagcaggggcaggcagttctctgtgagttccaggcaagtcagggtacagaatgagacctttattcgaataaaaaataaatgttattagtcttgggtaattacaaatttaaaatacattcaatagttgtttgaataaagatattttagccgggaggtggtggtgcatggctttgatcccagcactcaggaagcagaggcagggggatctctgtgagtttgagaccagtgtggtcttCAAGAggtggttccaggacagcctccaaagccacagagaagccgtgtctcgaaaaaaaagcccccaaaagatattttaaatatttatttctcactACACTAATGTTATGTTAAAACTTTACTTACTTATACTTTTAAGACAAACTCTTAATGGGTAGGACTGGCTGCCCTAAAATCCCTATGTAGACCcaactggcctgaaactcagagctTACCTATCTGATTTCTGAGAACCGGAATAAAAGGCATGTATTATCAAACTGgctttagtttttaatattttttttaaaaattgtgcaaaTATGTACATGTTGAGTATGGATTTACCTATGAATGTGTGGTATCTGTGGATTtcagaagatgttggatcctggaggtagagttacaggcTGTCGTGATTCACTTCAGCTggatgctgggactgaacccaggaccactgtaAGAGTACTACACCTTTAACTGAACAATCCCTTGCCCCTTTATCTGTGTGTCCATGCCTGGAGAGTACAGGGGTCTACACTggctgtcttcttcaatcacactGCACTGTGTTTTCTGAGATGAGTTCTCTTGCTGCACCTGGGCTTTTGCCAATCAGGCTAtactggtggccagcaagcctaaGGGATCCTATCTGTCTCCCATGCTGGGACTACACACAgcactgcacccagctttttgttgttgttgcatgaatgtgtgttaatgtacaccacagtgtgcatgtggagctcagagaacaaatcTGTGAAGTTGG from the Cricetulus griseus strain 17A/GY unplaced genomic scaffold, alternate assembly CriGri-PICRH-1.0 unplaced_scaffold_121, whole genome shotgun sequence genome contains:
- the LOC113838939 gene encoding GRB2-associated-binding protein 2-like produces the protein MSGAPGVLEYYKNEHSKKPLQIINLNFCTQLGIRMTFSKKELEKSFMFDIKTNERTIYLVAETEADRNRWVQSICQICGFSQTKESTDTLRNLPSVSHRLSSSRAEFSSSSQHLLPARRSSACSQSSQPRLTSHIQPASSTSAPQEHQHLHQRISRRRENARNTSFSQSTRQESDTAAQKLAQGNRHCINRVSSQVHDFSSLPKPSQYSGFVPPRSLASHSHTKGSFTVSAADSKDVYTFKAPRNTPCSEFGDLPVDSAIAPQPLPPKTPRGSSPQQRPPDSDYKYPTRDGETACCRDKSPKKTIVGLPHNASSDDSYVSINPGSDIPMSTMPLHIASRGSEIQPPPVYRHLKPGRKAKPETLDMRDNTVINELPFKSPVTKPWSTVNNTFNPSSSQYCRSISITDSGDCEENYVPMQNPMSSSPLPSGTNNPAPKKSSGNVNYIDPDFQLPSSSPQHKPSTSSVTSDEKGEYVQTDEEKNQALQKSIQESTKMQQS